In Cedecea neteri, a single genomic region encodes these proteins:
- a CDS encoding glutathione S-transferase family protein — protein sequence MGQLIDGVWHDVWYDTKSTGGRFKRSESAFRNWLTADGTAGPSGKAGFAAEKDRYHLYVSLACPWAHRTLIVRKLKGLEPFISVSVVNPLMLQNGWTFAEDFPEATGDTLYHHDFLYQLYLQADPHYTGRVTVPVLWDKKNQTIVSNESAEIIRMFNTAFDALGARAGNYYPDELKSEIDELNGWIYDTVNNGVYKAGFATSQEAYDEAVEKVFISLARLEQILGQHRYLTGPQLTEADIRLWTTLVRFDPVYVTHFKCDKYRISDYPNLYGFLRDIYQLPGIRETVSFPHIRTHYYRSHKTINPTGIISIGPAQDLDEPHGRDERFRKS from the coding sequence ATGGGACAACTCATCGACGGCGTCTGGCATGACGTCTGGTACGACACCAAATCGACCGGCGGCCGCTTTAAACGCTCTGAATCCGCCTTCCGCAACTGGCTGACTGCCGACGGCACAGCGGGGCCCTCCGGCAAAGCAGGATTCGCCGCAGAGAAAGATCGCTATCATCTGTATGTGTCTCTCGCCTGCCCCTGGGCGCATCGGACGCTTATCGTGCGCAAGTTAAAAGGCCTCGAGCCATTTATTTCCGTTTCCGTCGTTAACCCGCTGATGCTGCAAAACGGCTGGACGTTCGCGGAAGATTTCCCGGAGGCAACCGGCGACACGCTTTACCACCACGACTTCCTGTATCAGCTTTACCTGCAGGCCGATCCTCATTACACGGGCCGCGTGACGGTGCCCGTACTTTGGGATAAGAAAAACCAGACGATCGTCAGCAACGAGTCCGCAGAAATCATTCGGATGTTTAATACGGCCTTTGATGCGCTTGGTGCACGAGCTGGAAACTATTACCCCGACGAGCTCAAAAGCGAGATTGATGAGCTGAACGGCTGGATTTATGACACGGTAAACAATGGCGTGTACAAAGCGGGCTTTGCCACTTCTCAGGAAGCCTACGATGAAGCCGTTGAAAAAGTCTTCATCTCCCTGGCGCGTCTGGAGCAAATTCTTGGTCAGCATCGCTACTTAACCGGCCCGCAGCTAACCGAGGCAGATATTCGCCTGTGGACGACCCTGGTCCGTTTTGATCCGGTGTATGTCACCCACTTCAAGTGCGATAAATACCGCATCAGCGACTACCCAAATCTTTACGGTTTCCTGCGTGATATCTATCAGTTACCCGGCATCCGTGAAACGGTAAGCTTCCCGCATATCCGTACCCACTATTATCGCAGCCACAAAACGATCAACCCAACCGGCATCATTTCCATCGGCCCTGCACAAGATTTAGACGAGCCGCACGGGCGAGATGAGCGGTTTAGGAAGAGTTAA
- a CDS encoding DoxX family protein produces MKKLEDVGVLVARILMPILFITAGWGKITGYAGTQQYMEAMGVPGALLPLTILLEFGGGLAILFGFLTRTTALITALFTVLTAFLFHSNFAEGVNSIMFMKNLTIAGGYLLLAVFGPGAISLDRVLNKKW; encoded by the coding sequence ATGAAAAAATTAGAAGATGTTGGCGTACTGGTTGCTCGTATTCTGATGCCAATCCTGTTTATTACCGCTGGCTGGGGCAAAATCACCGGTTATGCAGGTACACAGCAGTACATGGAAGCGATGGGCGTGCCGGGTGCACTGCTGCCGCTGACCATTCTGCTTGAGTTCGGCGGCGGTCTGGCCATTCTGTTCGGTTTCCTGACCCGCACAACCGCGCTGATCACCGCGCTGTTTACCGTGCTGACCGCGTTCCTGTTCCACAGCAACTTTGCTGAAGGCGTGAACTCCATTATGTTCATGAAAAACCTCACCATCGCAGGTGGCTACCTGCTGCTGGCGGTCTTCGGCCCGGGCGCAATCAGCCTTGACCGCGTCCTGAATAAAAAATGGTAA
- a CDS encoding YqjK-like family protein — translation MSDAERVKRKAYLLSQVQQQRLDLSAAKRDWLQVTSPYDRGWNTLVNLRSYAMIASSVLAIWTVKHPGKLMRWAKRGFGAWSTWRLIRNTLNTPSR, via the coding sequence ATGAGTGATGCAGAACGCGTCAAACGCAAAGCCTATTTACTCAGTCAGGTTCAGCAGCAGCGGCTCGATCTCAGCGCCGCAAAACGCGACTGGCTACAGGTCACCAGCCCCTACGATCGCGGCTGGAACACTCTAGTCAACCTGCGTAGCTACGCGATGATCGCCAGCAGCGTGTTGGCAATCTGGACGGTGAAGCACCCCGGTAAACTCATGCGCTGGGCCAAACGAGGATTTGGCGCCTGGAGCACCTGGCGGCTTATTCGTAACACGCTTAACACCCCCTCGCGCTAA
- a CDS encoding phage holin family protein, with product MADSHQSQGPGKSVLGVGQRLVTILVGMVETRVRLAVVELEEEKAHIVQLLLMLGLTMLFAAFGLMSLMVLIIWAVDPQYRLNAMIATTAVLLSLALIGGIWTLRKSRQSTLLRHTRRELENDRDLLEEDKR from the coding sequence ATGGCGGATTCTCACCAAAGCCAGGGGCCGGGCAAAAGCGTGCTCGGCGTTGGCCAGCGGCTGGTGACGATTCTGGTCGGCATGGTCGAAACGCGTGTGCGTCTTGCCGTGGTCGAGCTGGAAGAGGAAAAAGCACACATCGTCCAGCTGCTGCTGATGCTCGGCCTGACCATGCTGTTCGCCGCCTTTGGCTTAATGAGCCTGATGGTGCTGATTATCTGGGCCGTTGATCCGCAGTATCGTCTTAACGCCATGATTGCTACCACCGCCGTCCTGCTGTCGCTGGCATTGATCGGCGGTATCTGGACGCTGCGAAAGTCTCGTCAATCAACCCTGCTGCGCCACACCCGGCGCGAGCTGGAAAACGACAGGGACCTGCTGGAAGAGGATAAGCGATGA
- a CDS encoding DUF883 family protein: MSKDTTSEHLRAELKSLADTLEEVLSASTDKSKTELDKLRAKAEKTLKESRDRLGETSEAIAKQTREAAAKADDYVRENPWTGVGIGAAVGVVLGVLLARR; this comes from the coding sequence ATGTCAAAAGATACTACGTCAGAACATTTACGCGCTGAGTTGAAATCCCTGGCAGATACGCTTGAAGAAGTCCTGAGTGCGTCCACGGACAAGTCAAAAACTGAACTGGACAAACTGCGTGCCAAAGCGGAAAAAACGCTAAAAGAGAGCCGGGATCGCCTGGGCGAAACCAGCGAGGCCATCGCCAAACAAACCCGTGAAGCGGCCGCCAAAGCGGATGATTATGTTCGCGAGAATCCGTGGACCGGCGTAGGCATTGGTGCGGCGGTCGGCGTCGTGCTGGGTGTGCTGCTGGCTCGTCGCTAA
- a CDS encoding DUF1090 domain-containing protein gives MNYRTVLALALLTLTSAAQANTLCSEKEQDIQREIGYAEKHNNQHRIDGLKKALSEVRENCSDAGLRAEHQKKIAKQKAEIEERKADLIEARQKGDPDKITKREKKLAEAEDSLKALEKRDY, from the coding sequence ATGAATTACCGCACCGTACTGGCACTGGCTTTACTCACGCTAACTTCTGCCGCACAGGCAAATACCCTTTGCAGCGAGAAAGAGCAGGATATTCAACGCGAGATTGGCTATGCGGAAAAACACAACAATCAGCACCGTATTGATGGCCTGAAAAAAGCGCTGAGTGAAGTGCGTGAAAACTGCAGCGACGCAGGTCTGCGCGCTGAACACCAAAAGAAGATTGCCAAACAAAAAGCTGAGATCGAAGAGCGTAAAGCCGATCTCATCGAAGCCCGCCAGAAGGGCGACCCGGACAAAATCACCAAACGTGAAAAGAAACTTGCGGAAGCAGAAGATAGCCTCAAAGCTTTAGAGAAGCGTGATTACTGA
- the mzrA gene encoding EnvZ/OmpR regulon moderator MzrA yields the protein MKFAFTRRLRAALLVGALAIASLMVWSGMQNKDSTLEIRASRQGGSIPDGFYVWHHLDANGIRFKSITPLNNTLLVTFDSSAQSEAAKEVLNRTLPQGYVIAQQDGDKDALAWLSILRPDHNHLG from the coding sequence ATGAAATTTGCTTTCACTCGCCGCCTGAGGGCGGCGCTGCTTGTTGGAGCCCTGGCGATTGCGTCGCTGATGGTGTGGTCCGGCATGCAGAATAAGGATTCCACACTCGAAATTCGTGCCTCACGGCAGGGCGGCAGCATTCCCGACGGCTTTTATGTCTGGCACCACCTGGATGCCAACGGTATCCGCTTTAAAAGCATTACGCCGCTCAATAACACCCTATTGGTCACGTTTGATTCCAGCGCACAGAGTGAGGCGGCAAAAGAAGTCCTAAACCGCACGCTGCCCCAGGGGTATGTTATTGCTCAACAGGATGGAGACAAAGACGCGCTAGCCTGGCTCTCTATACTACGTCCTGACCACAACCACCTCGGCTAG
- the yqjA gene encoding DedA family general envelope maintenance protein YqjA, giving the protein MELLTQLLSALWSQDFETLANPSMIGMLYFVLFMILFLENGILPAAFLPGDSLLVLVGVLIAKGAMGFPETVALLTIAASLGSWLGYIQGRWLGNTRIVQNWLSHLPAHYHQRSHQLFHKHGLSALLIGRFIAFVRTLLPTIAGLSGLNSARFQFFNWMSGLLWILILTTLGYLLGKTPVFLKYEDALMSCLMLIPVVLLVIGLVGSLIVLWRKKRSQSR; this is encoded by the coding sequence ATGGAACTACTGACTCAACTGCTCTCCGCTCTCTGGAGCCAGGATTTTGAAACACTCGCCAATCCGTCGATGATTGGCATGCTCTATTTTGTGCTGTTCATGATTTTATTTCTTGAGAACGGCATACTGCCGGCCGCGTTCTTACCCGGCGACAGTTTACTCGTGCTGGTTGGCGTTCTGATTGCTAAAGGCGCAATGGGTTTTCCCGAAACAGTCGCACTGCTGACCATCGCCGCAAGCCTCGGCAGCTGGCTGGGCTATATCCAGGGGCGCTGGCTGGGAAATACCCGTATCGTACAAAACTGGCTGTCGCACCTGCCGGCCCATTATCACCAGCGTTCACACCAGCTTTTCCATAAGCACGGGCTGTCTGCACTGCTCATTGGGCGCTTTATTGCTTTTGTTCGTACCCTGCTACCAACTATTGCCGGATTATCGGGTCTTAATAGCGCGCGCTTTCAGTTCTTTAACTGGATGAGCGGCCTGCTATGGATATTGATTCTGACAACTCTGGGCTATTTGCTGGGCAAAACGCCAGTCTTCCTGAAGTACGAAGACGCTTTGATGTCGTGCCTGATGCTGATCCCGGTGGTGCTTCTGGTCATCGGTCTGGTCGGTTCGTTAATCGTGCTTTGGCGTAAAAAACGTAGCCAAAGTCGCTAG
- the exuR gene encoding transcriptional regulator ExuR — MDAVEPRRLYQQLAAELKQRIETGVYQVGEKLPAERFIAEEKNVSRTVVREAIIMLEVEGYVEVRKGSGIHVMSNQAKYMTVPDERFEFANYGPFELLQARQLIESNIAEFAATQVTKQDIVKLMEIQEKARKEQTYRDSEWDLQFHVQVALATQNGALATIVEKMWSHRIHNPYWKKLHEHIDMRPVDNWCDDHDQILKALIRKDPHAAKLAMWQHLENTRQMLFNATSDDFEFNADRYFFAENPVIHLDTAANGQK; from the coding sequence ATGGATGCCGTAGAACCCCGCCGCCTTTATCAGCAGCTTGCCGCCGAATTAAAACAACGCATTGAAACCGGTGTTTATCAGGTCGGGGAAAAACTGCCTGCGGAGCGGTTTATCGCCGAAGAGAAAAACGTCAGCCGCACCGTCGTCCGCGAAGCAATTATCATGCTGGAAGTGGAAGGTTACGTTGAGGTTCGCAAGGGTTCAGGTATTCACGTGATGTCTAACCAGGCAAAATACATGACCGTGCCGGATGAGCGCTTTGAGTTTGCCAATTATGGCCCTTTCGAGCTGCTGCAGGCGCGACAGCTTATTGAAAGTAATATCGCGGAGTTCGCCGCAACCCAAGTCACCAAGCAAGATATTGTGAAACTGATGGAGATCCAGGAAAAGGCGCGAAAAGAGCAAACTTACCGTGATTCTGAGTGGGATCTGCAGTTTCACGTCCAGGTTGCACTGGCTACGCAAAACGGCGCGCTGGCAACCATCGTCGAAAAAATGTGGAGTCACCGCATCCACAACCCGTACTGGAAGAAACTGCACGAACACATCGATATGCGCCCGGTAGATAACTGGTGTGACGATCACGATCAGATTCTTAAAGCCCTGATTCGTAAAGACCCACATGCTGCAAAACTGGCGATGTGGCAGCATCTGGAAAATACCCGTCAAATGCTGTTTAACGCCACCAGCGATGATTTTGAATTCAATGCTGACCGCTATTTCTTTGCAGAAAACCCGGTCATTCACCTTGATACAGCCGCAAACGGTCAAAAATAG
- a CDS encoding MFS transporter has protein sequence MRKIKGLRWYMIALVTLGTVLGYLTRNTVAVAAPTLMSELNITTQQYSWIIAAYSACYTVMQPVAGYLLDVLGTKVGYAVFAVAWAIFCGATALAGSWGGLALARGAVGAAEAAMIPAGLKASSEWFPAKERSIAVGYFNVGSSIGAMIAPPLVVWAIVMHSWQMAFMITGALSFIWAMIWLWFYKNPRDQKKLTSEEREYIISGQEAQHQTDNTKKMSAWKILRNRQFWGIALPRFLAEPAWGTFNAWIPLFMFKAYGFNLKEIAMFAWMPMLFADFGCILGGYLPPLFQRWFGVNLIVSRKLVVTMGAILMIGPGTIGLFTSPYVAIALLCVGGFAHQALSGALITLSSDVFGRNEVATANGLTGMAAWTASTLFALVVGALADTMGFSPLFAALAVFDLLGAIVIWTVLKNQSASELAAAAPVPEAVTQS, from the coding sequence ATGCGAAAAATAAAAGGTTTACGCTGGTACATGATAGCGCTGGTGACGCTGGGCACCGTGCTGGGCTATCTGACCCGCAATACGGTGGCCGTCGCGGCCCCCACGCTGATGAGCGAACTGAATATCACTACGCAGCAATACTCGTGGATCATCGCCGCCTATTCGGCTTGTTATACCGTTATGCAGCCTGTCGCGGGCTATCTGCTTGACGTGCTGGGTACCAAAGTGGGCTACGCGGTGTTCGCCGTTGCCTGGGCTATTTTCTGTGGCGCAACCGCGCTAGCGGGCAGCTGGGGTGGTCTCGCTCTTGCCCGTGGCGCAGTCGGTGCCGCCGAAGCTGCGATGATCCCCGCAGGGCTAAAGGCCAGCAGCGAGTGGTTCCCCGCCAAAGAACGCTCTATTGCGGTGGGGTATTTCAACGTCGGCTCTTCCATTGGAGCCATGATTGCCCCCCCGCTGGTAGTCTGGGCCATTGTGATGCACAGCTGGCAGATGGCGTTCATGATAACCGGCGCACTTAGCTTTATCTGGGCCATGATCTGGCTGTGGTTCTACAAAAATCCCCGCGACCAGAAAAAACTCACCAGCGAAGAACGCGAGTACATCATTAGCGGCCAGGAAGCCCAGCACCAGACCGATAACACGAAAAAGATGTCGGCGTGGAAAATCCTGCGTAACCGCCAGTTCTGGGGCATCGCCCTGCCGCGCTTCCTCGCTGAGCCCGCGTGGGGCACGTTCAATGCCTGGATCCCGCTGTTCATGTTTAAAGCCTACGGCTTCAACCTGAAAGAGATCGCGATGTTCGCGTGGATGCCCATGCTGTTTGCCGACTTTGGCTGCATTCTTGGGGGCTATTTACCGCCGCTGTTCCAGCGCTGGTTTGGCGTTAACCTGATTGTTTCACGCAAGCTGGTGGTCACGATGGGGGCCATCCTGATGATTGGGCCTGGTACGATAGGCCTGTTTACCAGCCCTTACGTGGCGATTGCCTTGCTCTGCGTGGGTGGATTTGCTCATCAGGCGCTGTCCGGGGCGTTAATTACGCTTTCTTCCGACGTTTTTGGCCGGAACGAAGTCGCCACGGCGAACGGACTGACGGGCATGGCGGCCTGGACCGCCAGCACCTTGTTTGCCCTGGTCGTCGGCGCGCTGGCCGACACGATGGGATTCAGCCCGCTTTTCGCAGCGCTTGCCGTGTTCGATCTTCTCGGCGCGATTGTTATCTGGACGGTGCTGAAAAACCAGTCTGCCAGCGAACTCGCGGCCGCAGCTCCCGTCCCGGAGGCCGTGACACAGTCCTGA